Proteins encoded in a region of the Pedosphaera parvula Ellin514 genome:
- a CDS encoding Hsp20/alpha crystallin family protein, with protein sequence MCKVSTTGHFVQLTTVRDREGAGRAHWVPNTDVYVTDNGLVIKLELAGMRSENLQITMEGNRLRISGERPDGCRAPKFNFLAMEINYGPFENVIELPPGYDLSHAKASYLNGFLRVDVPQSTKAPLKRTKVPVAGK encoded by the coding sequence ATGTGCAAAGTAAGTACGACCGGACATTTTGTGCAGCTCACGACAGTGCGTGATAGAGAAGGTGCTGGACGAGCGCATTGGGTGCCGAACACTGATGTGTATGTGACTGATAATGGCCTGGTAATCAAGCTGGAGTTGGCTGGGATGCGCAGCGAAAACTTGCAGATTACCATGGAAGGCAACAGATTGCGAATCAGCGGAGAGCGACCGGACGGTTGTCGGGCGCCCAAGTTCAATTTTTTGGCGATGGAGATTAATTACGGACCATTTGAAAACGTTATCGAGCTTCCCCCGGGTTACGATCTCAGTCATGCCAAAGCCTCTTATTTGAATGGTTTTTTGCGAGTCGATGTTCCGCAATCCACCAAGGCGCCATTAAAACGTACGAAAGTACCTGTTGCCGGGAAGTAG
- the lon gene encoding endopeptidase La, producing the protein MTSPDTEFINILGATSDAEAPATKISARSLPQVLPILGLSDIVIFPGMVAPLLVETSQSIHLIDDVVGGERLLGVVLQKKPEVENPLPEDMFEIGCAARVLKMLKFPDNTVRVLVEGLWRIRIKGYEAQTPYLKAKIEVWKDAKEDSIELQALTRNAHAQFQEIIKLSPAMADQVKIAALNTEDPGHLTDLIAVNLNLSLDERQKMLETNSVKERLTRLLPLLNREHEVLTLSSKIQTDVASSMSKTQRDFFLREQMRAIQRELGEGDVAATEIKNLREQIDKAPLPDDARKVAVAELERLQQMSPSMAEYGVARHYLDWILGLPWVKVTEDKINLNDAKRILDEQHFGLPKVKDRLLEFLAVIKLKKQIKGPILCLVGPPGVGKTSLGKSIADALGRKFARIALGGMRDEAEIRGHRRTYVGALPGRIIHALRRTESRNPVILLDEIDKVGSDFRGDPASALLEVLDPSQNNTFTDHYLDLPFDLSRVLFITTANWLDPIHPALRDRLEVIELAGYTESEKLQIAKRYLVPRQSNENGVTRKMFKIPDATLRRLIQDYTREAGVRQLEREIAALMRKAALKIVSQNGNAKSVTLAPKALADYLGPVRNFVETAEQITEIGIATGLAWTPVGGEILYIEATRMPGRGQLILTGSLGEVMKESAQTALSYLRSQSRALALDLSDYAKYDLHIHVPAGATPKDGPSAGVTIVVALASLLMRRRVRSDIAMTGEISLRGRVLRVGGIKEKVLAAARFGLTHVMLPEQNSADWEEVPVEVRKKMKVHFVSHISELIPLALTKK; encoded by the coding sequence ATGACTTCGCCGGATACTGAATTCATAAATATTTTAGGGGCCACTTCGGATGCAGAAGCACCTGCAACGAAGATCTCTGCTCGATCTCTCCCACAGGTTTTGCCCATATTAGGGCTTTCCGACATTGTAATTTTTCCTGGCATGGTTGCGCCGTTGCTGGTGGAGACCTCTCAAAGCATTCACCTCATTGATGACGTGGTTGGTGGAGAGCGTTTACTTGGGGTTGTTCTCCAGAAGAAGCCCGAGGTGGAGAATCCGCTGCCTGAAGACATGTTCGAGATTGGGTGCGCGGCGCGGGTTTTAAAAATGTTGAAGTTTCCCGACAACACAGTGCGCGTGTTGGTCGAAGGATTGTGGCGTATCCGCATCAAAGGTTATGAAGCCCAAACGCCATATTTGAAGGCAAAGATTGAGGTTTGGAAGGATGCGAAGGAAGACTCCATTGAATTGCAGGCCTTGACCCGCAACGCCCACGCGCAATTTCAGGAGATCATCAAACTTTCGCCTGCGATGGCAGACCAGGTCAAGATTGCGGCGCTTAACACAGAAGATCCGGGACATCTGACTGACCTGATTGCGGTTAACCTGAACCTGAGTCTGGACGAGCGCCAAAAGATGCTGGAGACGAATTCCGTCAAGGAACGATTGACGCGGTTATTGCCACTGTTGAATCGCGAACATGAGGTTCTGACGTTGAGTTCAAAGATTCAGACGGATGTGGCCAGCTCGATGTCGAAGACGCAACGCGACTTCTTTCTGCGCGAACAGATGCGTGCCATTCAACGGGAGTTGGGGGAAGGCGATGTGGCGGCGACGGAGATCAAGAATCTCCGTGAACAAATTGACAAGGCTCCATTGCCAGATGATGCCCGAAAGGTTGCGGTTGCCGAGCTGGAGCGCCTGCAGCAAATGTCCCCTTCCATGGCAGAATACGGCGTAGCGCGACATTATCTTGATTGGATTTTAGGTCTGCCCTGGGTCAAGGTGACCGAAGATAAAATTAATCTTAATGATGCCAAGCGGATATTGGACGAACAGCATTTTGGCCTGCCGAAGGTGAAGGATCGGCTGCTCGAATTTCTTGCCGTTATTAAATTAAAGAAGCAGATCAAGGGACCGATTCTTTGTCTCGTGGGACCTCCAGGGGTTGGCAAGACATCCCTTGGCAAAAGCATTGCGGATGCCTTAGGCAGAAAGTTTGCGCGCATTGCCCTTGGTGGCATGCGTGATGAAGCGGAGATTCGAGGGCATCGTCGCACTTACGTCGGGGCTCTGCCTGGAAGAATCATTCATGCCCTGCGCCGGACTGAGAGTAGAAATCCAGTAATCTTGCTGGATGAAATCGACAAGGTCGGTTCGGATTTTCGCGGTGATCCAGCGTCAGCGCTGTTGGAGGTGCTTGATCCCTCGCAGAACAACACCTTTACGGACCATTATCTTGATCTGCCCTTTGATCTTTCCCGCGTTTTATTCATTACCACTGCGAACTGGTTGGATCCCATTCATCCCGCGTTACGGGATCGACTTGAAGTGATTGAACTGGCCGGTTACACCGAGTCTGAGAAACTGCAGATTGCCAAACGTTATCTCGTGCCGCGTCAATCCAACGAAAACGGGGTGACGCGAAAGATGTTCAAAATACCGGATGCCACCTTGCGCCGGTTGATCCAGGATTATACGAGAGAAGCGGGAGTCAGGCAATTGGAGCGCGAAATTGCGGCGCTCATGCGGAAAGCAGCGTTAAAAATCGTAAGCCAGAATGGCAATGCGAAGTCAGTGACGCTCGCTCCAAAAGCACTGGCAGATTATCTGGGACCGGTAAGGAATTTTGTCGAAACAGCCGAGCAGATTACCGAGATCGGTATAGCCACCGGGCTGGCGTGGACACCGGTTGGTGGTGAAATACTTTATATTGAGGCAACCCGCATGCCAGGACGGGGGCAACTGATTTTGACCGGATCTCTCGGCGAAGTCATGAAGGAGAGTGCGCAAACGGCACTGAGCTATTTGCGGAGCCAATCAAGGGCTTTGGCGCTGGATCTCTCGGATTATGCCAAGTATGACCTGCACATTCATGTGCCTGCGGGCGCCACGCCCAAAGATGGGCCAAGTGCGGGGGTAACCATTGTTGTTGCGCTGGCTTCGTTGCTGATGCGTCGGCGAGTGCGTTCGGATATCGCCATGACCGGCGAAATCAGTTTGCGAGGCCGTGTGTTGAGGGTGGGTGGCATCAAGGAAAAAGTATTGGCGGCGGCGCGGTTTGGCCTGACGCATGTGATGCTGCCAGAGCAAAATAGTGCGGATTGGGAAGAAGTGCCGGTGGAGGTGCGCAAAAAGATGAAGGTTCATTTTGTCAGTCACATTTCCGAGCTGATTCCCCTGGCATTAACCAAAAAATGA